The genomic window TCGACCTGCTCAAGGAGTTGCGCCAGGGCAGCTGCGTGGGCTTGGTGAGCATCAGCCCAGGCATCCTGAGGGCCGCCGAGGTGATCCTGCACAGCATGCGCGGCAACGAGCTGCTGGTGATGACCGCCAACCCCGACACCGGCAGCCGCCTGCTGGCCCTGCTGCGGGCCGCCAGCCACGTGCTCTGCGACCGCCCCAGCCTGCCTCTGGTGGAGCAGAGCCTGCGCCAAAACAGGGCCCAACTAATACGGATGCCGGTAGTGCACTGCGCCCAGAGCTACCTAGGCACCGCCACCATCGACGGCCTGCGCAAAGAAATCGGCCTACTGGCTCAGTGAACCAAAGGACCAACTAATTCAAGCGGATGAAGAGATTCGAACTCTCGACCCTCTCCTTGGCAAGGAGATGCTCTACCACTGAGCTACATCCGCAATTACCGGCGTTGCCGGTTTGAAGATCATGCATGACAGGGTGCCCCTCGGTCAAACGCTGGGCAAACCCCAGCCAGGCGCCCCTGGCTCCGGCAGGATGGCTCAATGCTCAAGGCACTGCAGGCCGACCTGGCAATCATCAAGCAGCGAGATCCTGCGGCCCGAGGCACGCTGGAAATCTTGCTCTGCTACCCGGGGCTGCACGCCCTGACCCTGCACCGTTTCAGCCATTGGCTCTGGGGGCGGCGACTGCCGCCCTTGCCCCTGGTAGCGCGGCTGCTGAGCCAGGTGGGGCGGTTGGCAACCGGCGTTGAAATCCATCCCGGCGCCCGGATCGGCCACGGCGTGTTCATCGACCACGGCATGGGCGTGGTAATCGGTGAAACGGCCGTGATCAGCGATCGCTGCCTGCTTTATCAGGGCGTAACCCTGGGGGGCACCGGCAAAGCCCACGGCAAGCGCCACCCGACCCTGCTCGAGAACGTAGTGGTAGGCGCCGGCGCCAAGGTGCTGGGTGCCATCACTGTGGGCGCCAACACCCGCATCGGTGCCGGCTCAGTGCTGCTGCGCGATGTGGCAGCCGACAGCACGGTGGTGGGCATCCCGGGCCGGGTGATCCATCAGAGCGGGGTGCGCATCGACCCCCTAGCCCACTCAGCCCTGCCCGACACGGAAGCGAATGTGATCCGCAACCTGATGGAGCGCATCGACGTGTTGGAAATGGAACTAGCCCGCACCCAGGGCTGCCTGCGGGAGCTGGCCGCCGGCCGCCCCCTGCTGGAGCCCTGCACCGGGGCCGCTCAAAACCTCAAAGACCGCGAAATCCTGGAGTTCTTGGGAGACAACCCTGGCATCACCAGCTGAACTCAGGGGCAGCTGCGATTAAGCAGTCGCCCCCTGGGGTGCCGGCGCCGGCTGGAACATGAACATCGAGTAGATCACGTTACGGCGCATCTGGGTCATCATCTCTAGGAACATATCGTAGCCCTCATTTTTATATTCAATCAGGGGATCTTTCTGGCCATAGCCGCGCAGACCCACCGACTCGCGCAGGGCATCCATTGCTTGTAAGTGCTCACGCCAGAGGGTGTCGATCTGCTGGAGAATGAAGTAGCGCTCCGCTTCCCGCATCAGGCCAGGGCGCTGCTGCTCAACTTGGCCCTCCTTGATGTCGTAGGCGTTGCGCAGCTGCTCCTGCAGGAAGGCCTTTAGCTCCTCTACCCCTAAACCCTGGAGCTGGTCTGCGGTGAGATCTTCCAGGATATAAATAAACTCCTTTGTTTTCTCCACTAGTCGGCTGAGGTCCCACTCCTCCGGTGGCAGCTCGGGGTTGACGTAGGCCTCCACGATGTCTTCTACGGTGCGCTCGCCGTAGCCGATCACCTGAGCCTTTAGCTCCCGGCCTTCGAGCACTCGGCGCCGCTCGGTATAAACGGCTTTACGCTGGTTGTTCATTACCTCGTCGTACTCGAATACCTGCTTGCGGATGTCGTAGTAGTAGGTTTCGACCTTCTTTTGGGCCCCTTCCAGCGAGCGGGTGAGCATGCCTGATTCAATCGGCATGTCTTCCTCCACCCGGAAGGCATTCATCAGGCCGGCCACCCGGTCGCCGCCAAAGATGCGCAGCAGATTGTCTTCAAGCGACAGAAAGAAGCGGGTGGAGCCCGGGTCACCCTGACGGCCGGCGCGGCCGCGCAGCTGGTTGTCAACGCGGCGGGATTCGTGGCGCTCGGTGCCGATCACGTGCAAGCCACCGGCCTCGCGCACCTGCTGCTCGTCCTGCTTAACCACGGCGTCGTATTCAGCCTTCACCTGGGCGATGCAGTCGCGCAGAGCCTGGATCTGGGGGTCCTCGCTGGGGGCCTTTTCAGCTGCCTGAGCGATGCGGTCTTCCAACTCGAGCAGGGTGAGCTGCCGGTCGCCCCAGGCATTCACGAGGGATTTGGCGAGGGTGACCAGCTCTTGCTCGCTGGTTTCGCTGAGGCTGCAGGGATAGAGGCTCCCCAAACTGCGAGCCTCACGGGCAGCTTTGGCTGAGGGGATGGGCCTGTGCTCGTTTTCAGGGCGCACCAACTTGGGCAGCAGCACCTCGCGCAACTTGAGGCGGGCCATGTAATCGCTGTTGCCGCCCAGGATGATGTCGGTGCCACGGCCCGCCATGTTGGTGGCGATGGTTACGGCACCGGCCCGGCCTGCTTGGGCCACGATCTCGGCCTCCCGTTCCACGTTTTCGGGCTTGGCGTTGAGCAGGTTGTGGGGGATGTCTTGCTCGGCCAGCAGGGCACTGAGTAGCTCCGATTTCTCCACGCTGGTGGTGCCCACCAGCACCGGCCGGCCGCCCTTATGCACCTCGGCGGTTTCCAGGGCCACGGCGCGCCACTTGGCCGTTTCGGTTTTGTACACCTGGTCGGTCCAGTCGGAGCGGGAGCGCACCCGGTTGGTGGGCACGATTGCCACTTCGAGCTTGTAAGTTTTCTCGAATTCCACCTCTTCGGTTTTGGCGGTACCGGTCATGCCGGCCAAGCGCGGGTAGAGCAGGAAGAAGTTTTGGTAGGTGATTGAGGCGAGTGTTTGGGTTTCGGGCTGGATCTCCAGCTGCTCTTTGGCCTCAATCGCCTGGTGCAAGCCGTCGCTCCAGCGCCGCCCCGGCATCACCCGGCCGGTGAATTCATCAACGATCACCGCATCGCCGTTACGCACTATGTAGTTCACGTCTCGGGCAAACATCTCCTTGGCCTTGAGGGCATTGCCAATGAAGTGGGCCCAAGGGTCTTCTGGGTTGAAGAGATCGCTCACGCCAAGCTGCTGCTCGGCCTTGGCGTAGCCCTCGTCGGTGAGGGTCACATTGCGCTGCTTCTCGTCGACCTCGTAGTCACCCTCAGGGTCGATGCCGTCTTTACCCAGCTCGGCTGAACGCTCCAGCAGCTCAGCCACCTCGGCGGCCCGGCGATATTTCTCCTGGGGGCGCTCGATCTGGCCGGAGATGATCAGCGGCGTGCGGGCCTCATCGATCAGGATCGAATCGACCTCATCGATCACGCAGTAGTTGGGCTGGCGCTGCACCACCTCGGCGATGTCGCTGGCCATGTTGTCGCGCAGGTAGTCGAAGCCCAGCTCGCTGTTGGTGGCGTAGGTGATGTCGCAGGCGTAGTTGGCCCGGCGGGCTGCTGGCGCCATCTCCTGCTGGATCAGGCCCACCGATAGCCCTAAGAAGCGGTGCACCTGACCCATCCACTCGGCGTCGCGGCGGGCCAGGTAGTCGTTCACCGTCACCACGTGCACGCCCCGACCGGTGAGGGCGTTGAGGTAGGCGGGCAGGGTGGCCACGAGGGTTTTGCCCTCGCCGGTTTTCATCTCGGCGATCTGGCCGTCGTGCAGCACCATGCCGCCGATCAGCTGCACATCGAAGTGGCGCATGCCCAGCACCCGCTTGCCCGCCTCACGCACCACGGCAAAGGCCTGGGGCAGCAGCTCATCAAGCAGGGCCCGCTCCTTGGCGGCATTGCCAGCCACCTGCTCCAACTTCTGACGGAACTCACCCGTAAGGCCGCGCAGCTCATCGTCGGAGAGGGGGGCAATCTCCTCCTCGAGCAGGTTGATGTCGGAAACGATCGGCTGGTAACGCTTCAGCTTGCGGGCATTGGGGTCACCCAGCAGGAGCTTGAGCATGGAGAAAGCTAATCAGCGCTTCAGTCAGCCTACTGAGAAGCACAGAAGGCCAACATCGCTGAACCGTGATCAGCCACCAGAAATAAGGCCCAGGCGAGCACCGCTGTAACCGCATTGCTCGCTCACAGCCCCACACCAGCTGTGGTGCTCCAGATACCAGCGCACCGTTGCTGCCAAACCCTCCTCAAAGCTGTGGCGCGGCTGCCAGCCCAGCTCGTTGCTGATCCGGGTTGGATCAATCGCGTACCGCCGGTCGTGACCAGGGCGATCCGTCACCGGTGTGATCAGACGCGCGTGGGGGGCGCCGGCCGGGCGCAGCTCATCGAGCGCGTTGCAGATCGCTTCCACCACCTCTTTGTTCGTGCGCTCCCCATGGCCTCCCACGCAGTAGCTGCGGCCCAGCTGCCCCTGGGTTGCAGCCAGCAGCAGCGCATCCACGTGATCTTCCACATAGAGCCAGTCGCGCACGTTGGCGCCATCGCCATAAAGCGGAATCGGCTCGCCAGCCGCTGCCTTGAGGATCACCACCGGAATCAACTTCTCGGGAAATTGCCAGGGGCCGTAGTTGTTGCTGCAGTTGGTGAGCACCACCGGCAGGCCATAGGTGTGGTGCCAGGCGCTCACCAGGTGATCACTGGCCGCCTTGCTCGCTGAATAGGGACTGCGTGGGTCGTAAGGGGTGGTCTCCGAGAAGCGCCCCGTAGCCCCCAGCGAGCCGAACACCTCATCGGTGCTGATGTGATGAAAACGAAAACCCGCCTTGCGCTCAGCGCTCAGACCTTCCCAGTGGGCCCGCACCGCCTGCAGCAGCTGAAAGGTGCCGCTCACATTGCTCTCAATAAAGGCCCCCGGCCCCTCGATCGAGCGGTCCACATGGCTCTCTGCCGCCAGGTGCATCACCAGGTCGGGATCGGCCTGCTGCACCGCCGCTGCTGTAGCCGCCGCATCGGTGAGGTCCACCTTGAGGAGCTGGTGGCGTGCCTCCGCCTGGGGCAGCGCCTCGATGCTGGTGAGGTCGCTGGCGTAGCCACATTTATCGAGATTGAACACCAACGCCTCGCTTTCGCTAAGCAGCCGGCGCACCACCGCCCCGCCGATAAAGCCGGCCCCACCGGTCACCAGGATGCGGCGGCGGCCGGCCAGGAGCGCTGAAACGTCGGGTGGGTTGGTCATAGGAGAGTTTCGAGAAGTTGACGCAGCGCCTGCCGCCAAGGCGTGGGGGCCAGGCCGAGGGCCTTGCGGCTGCCTGAACAATCCAGCAGCGAGTAACTGGGCCGCTGAGCCGGCAGTGGATATTCCGCCGTAGTCAGCGGATTCACAAGAGCTGGCTGCTCCAAGAGCCCCAGCTCCTGAGCCAACTCGCCCACTGCCACAGCCACGTCAAACCAGCTAGCGGCTCCCGCATCGCTCCAATGCAGCACCGGCTCGCTCATGCCAGCGCTTATCACCCGCCAGCAAGCCGCCGCCAGGGTATGGGTGCTGGTGGGGCAACCCACCTGGTCTTCCACCACGCCGATCTGCTGGCGTTCCCGGTGCAGCCGCAGCATGGTGAGGGCAAAGTTCTTGCCCACCGGCCCCATCACCCAGCTGGTGCGCAAAATCACTCCCCGCCCTGCCCCTGCACCGCCAGCAGCGGGGCCCAGCAGCAGCTCCACCGCTTCCTCGCCAGCGGCCTTGCTACAGCCATAAACCCCAAGGGGATCGCGCTTTTGCTCCAGGCGATAGGGGCTGCCCTGGCTGCCATTAAAAACAAAATCGGTGCTCACCTGCAGCAAGCGTCCACCCGTTTCCAGCAGCGCCTCGGCAAAGGCCCTTGGGGCGCCGCCATTTACCGCCAAGGCCAGTTCTGGCTCGCTTTCGGCCTTGTCCACCGCCGTGTAGGCGCCGGCGTTGAGCACCCAATCGGGCCTGTGATCACGGATGGCTGCGCGACAGGCGCCGGCATCAGCCAGATCCAGGGCCAGCAAACCATTGCCACCGCTGCGGCAGGTGGCGATCAGCTCCACTCCCGCAGGCACCTGCTGTCGCAGCGCCTGACCCAGTTGGCCGGCAGCGCCGGTGAGCAGTACCTTCACGCAAATACCTCCCCAGCCGCCATCACTGCCGCAAGCTCAGGGGCATCAGCATCCTTCTGCGCCAGCAACGGTTCCATGCCTTCCAGCGGCCAGGTGATGGCGAGATCAGGATCGTTCCAGCGCAGGGAGCGCTCGCAGCTCTTGCTCCAGTAGCCGCTCGCCTTGTAGAGCACCTCAGCGCTCTCGCTGAGGGTTAGGAAGCCGTGGCCAAAGCCCACCGGCACCCACAGCTGCTGCTGATTGTCAGCGCTGAGCTCTGCTCCCACCCACTGGCCAAAGGTGGCGGAACTGCGCCGCAGGTCTACCGCTACATCAAAAATCACACCCACCGGGCAGCGCACCAGTTTTCCCTGGGCTTCTGGCTCCAGCTGGTAGTGCAGGCCGCGCAATACCCCGCGGCAAGAGCGCGAATGGTTGTCCTGCACAAAGGTGGTGGGGCAGCCCACTGCTTCATCAAAGCGGCGCTGGTTCCAACTCTCATAGAAAAAGCCCCGCCCATCGCCAAAAATCTGGGGCGTGATCAGCAGCGGACCCTCAATCACCACACCGGAGGCTGTGCTCAGCTGCTCAACCTGCATTGGAGATCTCCAGCAGTTGCAGCAAATAGTCGCCGTAGCCACTCTTGCGCAGCGGCCCCGCTAATCCGGCGAGCTGCTCAGCGCTGATCCAGCCCAGACGCCAGGCCACCTCCTCCGGGCAGCCCACCTTCAGGCCCTGGCGGTGCTCCAGGGTGCGGATGTAGCTGGCTGCCTCATGCAACGAATCACAGGTGCCCGTATCCAGCCAAGCCATACCCCTGCCCATCAGCTCCACCCGCAGCAACCCCTCCTCTAAGTATTGGCGATTGAGATCGGTGATCTCCAGCTCTCCCCGTGGCGACGGCTGGATTTGGCGAGCCCGATCCACCACAGAATCGTCATAGAAGTAAAGGCCGGTCACCGCGTAGCGCGAACGGGGCTGCGCTGGCTTCTCTTCCAGGCTCAGCACCTGACCATCCGACGCAAACTCCACCACCCCGTAGCGCTCTGGATCCCGCACCGGATAGGCAAACACCGTGGCTCCAGCCCCTCCGCCATTACTGGCCTGCAGTTGGGGAATCAAATCGTGGCCGTGGAAGAGGTTGTCGCCCAGCACCAGTGCCGCCGGCGCACCACTTAAAAAATCAGCGCCGATCAAAAACGCCTGAGCCAACCCATCCGGACTCGGCTGAACGGCGTAGCGAATCTCCATGCCCCAAGCGCTGCCATCTCCCAGCAAACGCTCAAAAGATGCCAAATCATGGGGCGTGCTGATAATCAGCACCTCCCGAATACCAGCCAGCATCAACGTGCTGAGCGGGTAATAGATCATCGGCTTGTCGTACACCGGCAGCAGCTGCTTACTCACCGCCTGCGTGATCGGATGCAGCCGAGTGCCGCTGCCTCCCGCCAAAATAATTCCCTTACGGGTCATAGGGAACGCTCCGCTGGGAGAATGCTGCCATGGCAGCACTGCGCCTCCTGATCCACGCACCTGGCGCCCCTGGCCTGCGCTGGTTCGGCCTCGGCCCGGGCCTGCGGCCCAGCCGCGGCCTATGGAAGTTGCAGCGCCTGTTTAACAAGCACGCCTTCTGGGCCCAAGAGCGCAGCCACACCCAACTGCGCAGGCTGCTCGCCGGCAGCAGCGTGGTGGTGAGCCTGTGGCAGGGCAAGCGCCTAGTGGGATTCGGCCGAGCTAGCAGCGACCGCGTCTATCGCGCCGTGCTCTGGGATGTGGTGGTGGCCGGTGACCTGCACGGCCAGGGACTCGGCCGCCGGGTAGTGGAAGCCCTGCTGACAGCCCCGGCCCTGCGGGGTGTCGAGCGCGTTTACCTAATGACCACCAACAGCGCCGGCTTCTACGAGCAGCTGGGCTTCCGCGACGCAGCCCCCCAGGCCCTACTGGTGAAACAAGGAGTTTCAGGGGGCTCAGGGGTTTCGACCGGATAAAAAAGCGCGACAGCAGCCTCAGCCAGATCCCGTCTGGAGCTGCAGCAAAAGAGGCAGGGCGGCAATGCCAGGCAAATAGCGCCGGCGGTGGCGCACCATCGCAAAGTCGTCCAACTCAAAACCAACTACCCGGCACTCTCAGTCGGGAATAGCCGCCATCAAGCTGCCCATCTCAAGGGCCTGCAAGCCGTAGTTCCAGCCCAGATTGCTCTTGATGCCGGCCCGCTCTAGGGCCTGCTGCAAAGTATCGGTCGTGAGCACGCCGAAGATCACCGGCACGCCGGTGTCGCGGGCCACGGCAGCCACGCCTTTGCTCACCTCGGCCACCACCACATCGAAATGGGGGGTGTCGCCACGAATCACCGCACCCAGGGTGATAACCACCTGATAGCGACCGCTGGCCGCCAAGCGCTGGGCCACCAGGGGGATCTCAAAGCTGCCGGGCACCCAGGCCACATCCAGCTGGGCACTGGCATCACTGGTGTCAACGCCGTGGCGCGAGAGGCAGTCGAGGCAGCCGCTCAGCAGCTTGCCGGTAACCAGGTCATTGAAACGGGCAACCACCACCGCGATACGCAGACCAGCAGTGTCGGTGAACCGCCCTTCAAAAATCGCCACGCTTCAGACCACAAAGATGCTCATGCCCCAGTTGAGCAGCACCAGGGCCACCCAGGCGAGGCCGCCAAGCAGGATAAGGCGATTGGAGCGACCTGAATCTTCGCTGCTGGCGTACAGCACCGGCACCGCCACAATCAAGGCGAACGACAGCACCACCAGAGCCAAAACGGTGAGGGTGTTGAGGATCTGCATGGATTAGCAGCGGCTACACGCCGATCGGTTGCGAGATTCTCACACGCAGACCCAGGTCAGCCGGGGCCTCGCTTCACAACATGAAGCCCACCGGCAAGTCGACCTACGATCCAACCTCACCAGGAAAGGGCCGTGGCCGCGGAAGCCGAACAACAGCTTTCGCTCACCGCCGCCCTGGGCCTGGCCGAGGAACCTCAACCCCAACCCGCACCCGAGCCCGGCCCAACCCGGCCCCGCAGCCGTCAGCGCCAAGCCGCCCCAGCTGCCCCACCGGCGGCAACCACAGCAAGCTCAAGCCCCGACTCCGACCTGCCCCCCTGGCACCACCACAGCCTGGTGAGCGCCGAGCAGCTGACGCCGATGCTGCGTCACTACGTGGAGCTCAAGGCCGCCCATCCCGATCGGGTGCTGCTCTACCGCCTCGGCGACTTCTTCGAGTGCTTCTTCGAAGACGCCATCACCCTCTCGCGCCTCCTGGAGCTCACCCTCACCGGCAAGGAGGGCGGCAAAGCGGTCGGTCGGGTGCCGATGGCGGGCATTCCCCACCATGCCGCCGAGCGCTACTGCGCTGAGCTGGTGCGCCGCGGCCTCAGCGTCGCCCTCTGCGACCAACTGGAAAGCACCCCGGCCAAAGGCGAACTGCTCAAGCGCGGCATCACCCGGGTGCTAACCCCCGGCACCGTGCTTGAAGAGGGCCTGCTGGCGGCCCGCCTCAACAACTGGCTTTGCGCCGTGGTGATGGAGGGCGCGTGCTGGGGCCTGGCGGTGGCCGATGTCAGCACCGGTGAATTCCGGGTCACCGAGCGGGCCGGCAGCGCCGGCTTGCACCAGGAGCTGCTGCAGGTGGAGGCCGCCGAGGTGCTCTGGCCCGCCGCCACCGCCACCGCCAGTGCCAGCGCCAGCCCCAGCCCCAACTGGTGCCCCGAGGCCCTGCGGCTGACGCCCCTGCCCCGCACGCCCTTTGAGGCACCGGAAGCATCCGCCACCCTCAAGCAGCGCTTCGGCCTGGCCAGCCTCGATGGCCTGGGGCTCGGCGAAGCGCCGCTGGCCCTGCGCGCGGCGGGCGGCCTGGTGGCTTACCTCGACGACACCAGCCAGGCCCGGGTGCCCCTAGATCCGCCCACCACCTGGCAGGCGGGCGACCAGTTGGTGCTCGATGCGGCCACCCGCCGCAACCTGGAGCTCACCAAAACCCAGCTGGGCGGCAGCGTGCACGGCTCCCTGCTCTGGGCGCTGGATCGCACGCACACCGCCATGGGCGGCCGCTGCCTGCGCCGCTGGTTGCAGGCGCCGCTGGTGGAGCGCGCGGCGATCCTCGAGCGTCAGGGCGGCGTCAGTGAGCTTGTGGCCAATCGCGGCCTACGGCTGGCCCTGCGCCGCCTGCTGCGCCCGATGGGCGACCTGGAGCGCCTGGCGGGCCGGGCCGGCGCCGGCAGCGCCTCGGCCCGGGATCTGGTGGCCCTGGCCGATGGACTGGAGCGCCTGCCCCAGCTGGCTAGCCAGCTCGCCCAAGCCAGCA from Cyanobium sp. Tous-M-B4 includes these protein-coding regions:
- the cysE gene encoding serine O-acetyltransferase, producing MLKALQADLAIIKQRDPAARGTLEILLCYPGLHALTLHRFSHWLWGRRLPPLPLVARLLSQVGRLATGVEIHPGARIGHGVFIDHGMGVVIGETAVISDRCLLYQGVTLGGTGKAHGKRHPTLLENVVVGAGAKVLGAITVGANTRIGAGSVLLRDVAADSTVVGIPGRVIHQSGVRIDPLAHSALPDTEANVIRNLMERIDVLEMELARTQGCLRELAAGRPLLEPCTGAAQNLKDREILEFLGDNPGITS
- the secA gene encoding preprotein translocase subunit SecA, encoding MLKLLLGDPNARKLKRYQPIVSDINLLEEEIAPLSDDELRGLTGEFRQKLEQVAGNAAKERALLDELLPQAFAVVREAGKRVLGMRHFDVQLIGGMVLHDGQIAEMKTGEGKTLVATLPAYLNALTGRGVHVVTVNDYLARRDAEWMGQVHRFLGLSVGLIQQEMAPAARRANYACDITYATNSELGFDYLRDNMASDIAEVVQRQPNYCVIDEVDSILIDEARTPLIISGQIERPQEKYRRAAEVAELLERSAELGKDGIDPEGDYEVDEKQRNVTLTDEGYAKAEQQLGVSDLFNPEDPWAHFIGNALKAKEMFARDVNYIVRNGDAVIVDEFTGRVMPGRRWSDGLHQAIEAKEQLEIQPETQTLASITYQNFFLLYPRLAGMTGTAKTEEVEFEKTYKLEVAIVPTNRVRSRSDWTDQVYKTETAKWRAVALETAEVHKGGRPVLVGTTSVEKSELLSALLAEQDIPHNLLNAKPENVEREAEIVAQAGRAGAVTIATNMAGRGTDIILGGNSDYMARLKLREVLLPKLVRPENEHRPIPSAKAAREARSLGSLYPCSLSETSEQELVTLAKSLVNAWGDRQLTLLELEDRIAQAAEKAPSEDPQIQALRDCIAQVKAEYDAVVKQDEQQVREAGGLHVIGTERHESRRVDNQLRGRAGRQGDPGSTRFFLSLEDNLLRIFGGDRVAGLMNAFRVEEDMPIESGMLTRSLEGAQKKVETYYYDIRKQVFEYDEVMNNQRKAVYTERRRVLEGRELKAQVIGYGERTVEDIVEAYVNPELPPEEWDLSRLVEKTKEFIYILEDLTADQLQGLGVEELKAFLQEQLRNAYDIKEGQVEQQRPGLMREAERYFILQQIDTLWREHLQAMDALRESVGLRGYGQKDPLIEYKNEGYDMFLEMMTQMRRNVIYSMFMFQPAPAPQGATA
- the rfbB gene encoding dTDP-glucose 4,6-dehydratase — its product is MTNPPDVSALLAGRRRILVTGGAGFIGGAVVRRLLSESEALVFNLDKCGYASDLTSIEALPQAEARHQLLKVDLTDAAATAAAVQQADPDLVMHLAAESHVDRSIEGPGAFIESNVSGTFQLLQAVRAHWEGLSAERKAGFRFHHISTDEVFGSLGATGRFSETTPYDPRSPYSASKAASDHLVSAWHHTYGLPVVLTNCSNNYGPWQFPEKLIPVVILKAAAGEPIPLYGDGANVRDWLYVEDHVDALLLAATQGQLGRSYCVGGHGERTNKEVVEAICNALDELRPAGAPHARLITPVTDRPGHDRRYAIDPTRISNELGWQPRHSFEEGLAATVRWYLEHHSWCGAVSEQCGYSGARLGLISGG
- the rfbD gene encoding dTDP-4-dehydrorhamnose reductase, whose translation is MKVLLTGAAGQLGQALRQQVPAGVELIATCRSGGNGLLALDLADAGACRAAIRDHRPDWVLNAGAYTAVDKAESEPELALAVNGGAPRAFAEALLETGGRLLQVSTDFVFNGSQGSPYRLEQKRDPLGVYGCSKAAGEEAVELLLGPAAGGAGAGRGVILRTSWVMGPVGKNFALTMLRLHRERQQIGVVEDQVGCPTSTHTLAAACWRVISAGMSEPVLHWSDAGAASWFDVAVAVGELAQELGLLEQPALVNPLTTAEYPLPAQRPSYSLLDCSGSRKALGLAPTPWRQALRQLLETLL
- the rfbC gene encoding dTDP-4-dehydrorhamnose 3,5-epimerase, which translates into the protein MQVEQLSTASGVVIEGPLLITPQIFGDGRGFFYESWNQRRFDEAVGCPTTFVQDNHSRSCRGVLRGLHYQLEPEAQGKLVRCPVGVIFDVAVDLRRSSATFGQWVGAELSADNQQQLWVPVGFGHGFLTLSESAEVLYKASGYWSKSCERSLRWNDPDLAITWPLEGMEPLLAQKDADAPELAAVMAAGEVFA
- the rfbA gene encoding glucose-1-phosphate thymidylyltransferase RfbA, with amino-acid sequence MTRKGIILAGGSGTRLHPITQAVSKQLLPVYDKPMIYYPLSTLMLAGIREVLIISTPHDLASFERLLGDGSAWGMEIRYAVQPSPDGLAQAFLIGADFLSGAPAALVLGDNLFHGHDLIPQLQASNGGGAGATVFAYPVRDPERYGVVEFASDGQVLSLEEKPAQPRSRYAVTGLYFYDDSVVDRARQIQPSPRGELEITDLNRQYLEEGLLRVELMGRGMAWLDTGTCDSLHEAASYIRTLEHRQGLKVGCPEEVAWRLGWISAEQLAGLAGPLRKSGYGDYLLQLLEISNAG
- a CDS encoding GNAT family N-acetyltransferase; amino-acid sequence: MAALRLLIHAPGAPGLRWFGLGPGLRPSRGLWKLQRLFNKHAFWAQERSHTQLRRLLAGSSVVVSLWQGKRLVGFGRASSDRVYRAVLWDVVVAGDLHGQGLGRRVVEALLTAPALRGVERVYLMTTNSAGFYEQLGFRDAAPQALLVKQGVSGGSGVSTG
- the ribH gene encoding 6,7-dimethyl-8-ribityllumazine synthase, with the protein product MAIFEGRFTDTAGLRIAVVVARFNDLVTGKLLSGCLDCLSRHGVDTSDASAQLDVAWVPGSFEIPLVAQRLAASGRYQVVITLGAVIRGDTPHFDVVVAEVSKGVAAVARDTGVPVIFGVLTTDTLQQALERAGIKSNLGWNYGLQALEMGSLMAAIPD
- the psbZ gene encoding photosystem II reaction center protein PsbZ produces the protein MQILNTLTVLALVVLSFALIVAVPVLYASSEDSGRSNRLILLGGLAWVALVLLNWGMSIFVV